A stretch of the Candidatus Bathyarchaeota archaeon genome encodes the following:
- a CDS encoding AMP phosphorylase: protein MDFRVKLLEIEAGGKPIAVMGNGDARRLGVKSSDRVLIRMGDSEATAILNIASEFPEGVLGIYRELRAKLNLVEGDQIQVEPIGRPESLSYIREKILGERLTPWKIDRIVQDVVEQHLSDIELAAFVTALQVHGMSMEEVEALSTSMVRRGRALNLGRHPILDKHSVGGVPGDKTTLIVVPIVAAAGYTIPKTSSRAITSPAGTADRMETLCPVDFRAEEILKVVEEVDACIVWGGALDLAPADDLFIRVEYPLSIDPLLLPSIMAKKKAMGSTHMVVDIPTGRGAKIKTLDQAQQLAMDFIELGRRLGIVVECAITEGDQPVGCAVGPALEAREALEALMGRGPLDLIDKAASLAGILLRMLGEREGKEKALSILSSGKAEEKMREIIRAQGGDPDVRPEDLQVGERVYEMRAERKGRILWIDNSAIAQIARAAGAPSDKGAGLILMAKMGDEVDRGDVILRIHAESPQRLEWASALARSLEPMKIGERIGERMLIREVRAVTPLGPEFILER from the coding sequence TTGGATTTCAGGGTCAAGCTGCTGGAGATAGAGGCTGGAGGGAAGCCCATAGCGGTTATGGGGAATGGTGACGCTAGACGCCTAGGGGTGAAGTCCTCCGACAGGGTTCTGATAAGGATGGGAGATTCTGAGGCCACGGCCATACTCAACATAGCCTCAGAGTTCCCTGAAGGAGTTTTAGGGATCTATAGGGAGTTGAGGGCCAAGCTCAACCTGGTCGAAGGAGATCAGATTCAGGTTGAGCCCATCGGGAGACCCGAGTCCCTCAGCTACATAAGGGAGAAGATCCTGGGTGAGAGGCTCACCCCATGGAAGATAGATAGGATAGTTCAAGACGTGGTGGAGCAGCATCTCAGCGACATCGAACTCGCGGCCTTTGTTACCGCCCTACAGGTCCACGGGATGAGCATGGAGGAGGTTGAAGCCCTTTCAACATCCATGGTTAGGAGGGGAAGAGCCCTCAACCTGGGGAGACACCCCATCCTGGATAAGCACAGCGTTGGGGGGGTACCAGGAGATAAGACTACCCTCATAGTCGTCCCCATAGTCGCCGCCGCAGGTTACACCATACCCAAGACCTCCTCAAGAGCAATAACATCGCCTGCGGGCACGGCTGACAGGATGGAGACGCTATGTCCAGTGGACTTCAGGGCCGAAGAGATATTGAAGGTTGTGGAGGAGGTAGATGCCTGCATAGTCTGGGGTGGAGCCCTCGACTTGGCTCCAGCGGACGACCTATTCATAAGGGTTGAGTACCCCCTATCAATAGATCCCCTACTTCTACCATCGATAATGGCTAAGAAGAAGGCCATGGGCTCAACCCACATGGTCGTCGACATTCCAACGGGGAGGGGGGCAAAGATAAAGACCTTGGATCAAGCCCAGCAGCTAGCCATGGACTTCATAGAACTCGGGAGACGCTTGGGCATCGTGGTAGAATGCGCCATAACCGAGGGGGACCAGCCCGTGGGGTGCGCCGTAGGCCCAGCCCTAGAGGCGAGGGAAGCCCTAGAGGCCCTCATGGGGAGGGGGCCACTCGACCTGATAGATAAGGCCGCCTCCCTCGCTGGGATCCTGTTGAGGATGCTCGGGGAAAGGGAGGGCAAGGAGAAGGCCCTCAGCATCCTCTCCTCGGGTAAAGCTGAGGAGAAGATGAGGGAGATAATAAGGGCTCAGGGGGGAGACCCGGATGTCAGGCCCGAGGACCTCCAAGTGGGTGAAAGGGTCTACGAGATGAGGGCCGAAAGGAAGGGCAGGATTCTATGGATCGACAACTCAGCTATAGCCCAGATAGCAAGGGCGGCCGGAGCCCCCAGCGATAAGGGGGCCGGCCTCATACTGATGGCCAAGATGGGTGACGAGGTTGATAGAGGCGATGTCATCCTACGCATCCACGCCGAGTCACCCCAGAGGCTTGAATGGGCCTCAGCCCTAGCGAGGAGCCTAGAACCTATGAAGATAGGTGAGAGGATCGGAGAGAGGATGCTTATAAGAGAGGTTAGGGCGGTCACACCCCTTGGGCCGGAGTTCATATTAGAGAGATAG
- a CDS encoding ATP-binding protein, whose translation MASVSQAPRVHFPFSAIVDQERLKLSLLLNAINPRIGGVLIRGAKGTGKSTTVRALVDLLPEVEVVADCPFRCNPRDPTNMCDVCRSRMERGEGLPRALMRMRVVELPIGSTEDRVVGTLNIEKAIREGVRALEPGILAEANQNILYVDEINLLPDHIADVILDAAASGWNVVEREGISVQHPSRFILVGTMNPEEGELRPQLLDRMALHTEISTIQDPSLRKEVMRYNIEFEEDPLGFMERFKGEQEELRRRILAARGLVPKVVVPENLYEIVARMCISLRVDGHRPDIIIVKAARTLAAFHGRSRVEPQDILECAYLALSHRTRNLGMDPPATDVQIREEFKKALSSVEGTPR comes from the coding sequence ATGGCCTCGGTCTCTCAGGCTCCTAGGGTCCACTTCCCCTTCTCAGCCATCGTCGACCAGGAGCGCCTCAAGCTCTCCCTCCTCCTGAACGCCATCAACCCGAGGATAGGTGGGGTTCTGATTAGGGGGGCTAAGGGGACTGGGAAGAGCACGACTGTGAGGGCTCTAGTCGACCTCCTCCCCGAGGTGGAGGTCGTAGCCGACTGCCCATTCCGCTGCAATCCCCGAGACCCCACAAACATGTGCGATGTCTGCAGGTCTAGGATGGAGAGGGGTGAGGGCCTGCCAAGGGCCTTGATGAGGATGAGGGTAGTCGAACTCCCAATAGGCTCGACAGAGGATAGGGTCGTCGGCACCCTGAACATCGAGAAGGCGATAAGGGAGGGGGTGAGAGCCCTCGAGCCCGGGATCCTCGCGGAGGCTAACCAGAACATCCTCTATGTCGATGAGATAAACCTCCTACCCGACCACATAGCAGACGTCATCCTAGACGCGGCTGCTTCGGGCTGGAACGTGGTGGAGAGGGAGGGCATCAGCGTCCAGCATCCATCTAGGTTCATACTGGTTGGAACAATGAATCCCGAGGAGGGGGAGTTGAGACCACAGCTCCTTGACAGGATGGCCCTCCACACCGAGATCTCCACCATACAGGATCCCAGCCTGAGGAAGGAGGTGATGAGGTATAATATAGAGTTCGAGGAGGATCCCCTAGGCTTCATGGAGAGGTTCAAAGGGGAGCAGGAGGAGCTGAGGAGGAGGATACTGGCGGCTAGGGGGCTCGTCCCGAAGGTGGTCGTCCCGGAGAACCTATACGAGATAGTGGCGAGGATGTGTATATCGTTGAGGGTGGATGGCCACCGGCCAGACATAATTATCGTGAAGGCGGCACGCACACTTGCCGCCTTCCATGGGAGGAGCAGGGTAGAGCCTCAGGACATCCTGGAGTGCGCCTATCTGGCCCTGAGCCACAGGACCAGGAACCTTGGGATGGATCCCCCAGCCACTGATGTCCAGATCAGGGAGGAGTTCAAAAAGGCTCTATCAAGCGTAGAGGGGACCCCGAGGTGA
- the porA gene encoding pyruvate ferredoxin oxidoreductase, with translation MVKEKIDFLTGNDAIAYAVKLARVKVIAAYPITPQSPVTEKISEYIANGEMDAEFIEIEGEHSCLAAMRGAGACGVRIFTATCGPGLMYAHENLEMVHRDRIPLVIAVPNRSYSSLFADYTDSMCEATTGFIQLFVESPQEALDTTLQAFRIAEDHRVLMPLMVLYDGYVTSHTGATVRLPSQEDVDRFLPPFKPYAVRIDPSRSEFIQWDTPGVPLQEMEHEQAMTNAKEVIKEANEEYAEIFGRRYGNGLIETYRVEDAEAALVTMASMTGTARHVVDILRDKGERVGLIKLRSFRPFPAEDFIELQEKYGFKALGVCERDVTHGCNYGEVYGDLKASLYDLADRPKMINFILGLGGSDIRVQDLQFAYQKVLEAARTGKVEKQTWFGHEIGAVEIRLAGF, from the coding sequence ATGGTTAAGGAGAAGATTGACTTCCTCACAGGGAACGATGCGATAGCATACGCAGTTAAGCTGGCGAGGGTTAAGGTCATAGCCGCCTACCCCATAACCCCCCAGTCACCCGTCACCGAGAAGATCTCCGAGTACATTGCGAATGGGGAGATGGACGCAGAGTTCATAGAGATCGAGGGGGAGCACAGCTGCCTAGCCGCGATGAGGGGGGCGGGGGCCTGCGGTGTTAGGATCTTCACGGCGACCTGTGGGCCAGGGTTGATGTACGCCCACGAGAACCTAGAGATGGTCCACAGGGACAGGATCCCGCTTGTAATAGCGGTCCCGAATAGAAGCTACTCGAGCCTATTCGCCGATTATACAGACAGCATGTGTGAGGCCACAACCGGGTTCATCCAGCTGTTCGTCGAGAGCCCTCAGGAGGCTTTGGACACAACCCTCCAGGCGTTCAGGATAGCCGAGGACCACAGGGTTCTCATGCCCTTAATGGTTCTATACGATGGCTATGTGACCTCCCACACAGGGGCCACGGTTAGGCTGCCGAGCCAGGAGGATGTGGACAGGTTTCTGCCACCATTCAAGCCGTATGCCGTCCGCATAGACCCCAGCAGGAGCGAGTTCATCCAATGGGATACGCCTGGAGTTCCTCTTCAGGAGATGGAGCATGAGCAGGCCATGACAAACGCGAAGGAGGTGATAAAGGAGGCGAACGAGGAGTACGCGGAGATCTTCGGAAGGAGGTATGGAAACGGCCTAATCGAGACCTACAGGGTTGAGGATGCGGAGGCGGCCCTCGTCACCATGGCCTCCATGACTGGAACGGCCAGGCATGTAGTCGACATCCTCAGGGATAAGGGCGAGAGGGTCGGCCTGATAAAGCTGAGGAGCTTCAGGCCGTTCCCGGCAGAAGACTTCATCGAACTCCAAGAGAAGTACGGGTTCAAGGCTCTCGGGGTCTGCGAGAGGGATGTGACCCATGGATGCAACTATGGAGAGGTCTACGGGGACCTCAAAGCCTCCCTATACGATCTAGCTGATCGGCCTAAGATGATAAACTTCATCCTAGGCCTCGGAGGGTCGGACATAAGGGTTCAGGACCTACAGTTCGCCTACCAGAAGGTACTGGAGGCCGCTAGGACGGGGAAGGTGGAGAAGCAGACCTGGTTCGGCCATGAGATAGGAGCTGTGGAGATCAGGCTGGCAGGCTTCTAG
- a CDS encoding aminotransferase class V-fold PLP-dependent enzyme, whose protein sequence is MGCGEEFPITRRLVYLNNASTGAVPASTIRILKDYIEDRCRWMMGEDWLQGADRWAKEAEESKRLFAEIIGAAEEEVAFIPNTTTGINTALSMLPMRRGQNLVTTSISYPMGAIVSLKQRERGVEVRFAERKNGEIGLEEFERLIDDDTAAVLVDQAGWYNGLVHDLKSLADVAHEHGAYLVVDAVQSAGALRLNVDAANVDFLAVSTYKWLLGGPYSQTVGFLYINREHIDSFQPVFVGNQSIAESQLQTNIYERFDLYDFKYRKGVGRFQIYPRYEMAYVAVGNSMKVLLREGLNNIERKIKRLGTILVEGLIDSGFELQTPLDEERRLFVNVKVKKNRDMEAELYNRGIAISARVGGLRISPHFYNSEEDIEILLKELRTLKEK, encoded by the coding sequence ATGGGTTGCGGTGAAGAATTCCCTATAACTAGAAGGCTTGTATATCTTAACAACGCATCCACCGGGGCTGTTCCAGCCTCAACAATAAGGATTCTGAAGGATTACATAGAGGATCGATGCAGGTGGATGATGGGGGAGGATTGGCTTCAGGGCGCGGATAGGTGGGCTAAGGAGGCGGAGGAGAGCAAGAGGCTATTCGCCGAGATAATTGGGGCTGCTGAGGAGGAGGTCGCCTTCATCCCGAACACTACCACGGGCATCAACACGGCTCTATCAATGCTCCCCATGAGGCGAGGCCAGAACCTAGTCACCACGAGCATCTCATACCCGATGGGGGCGATCGTATCCCTGAAGCAGAGGGAGAGGGGGGTCGAGGTGAGATTCGCGGAGAGGAAGAATGGGGAGATAGGATTGGAGGAGTTTGAGAGGCTTATAGATGATGATACTGCGGCCGTTTTAGTAGACCAGGCTGGGTGGTATAACGGCCTGGTCCATGACCTCAAATCCTTAGCTGATGTTGCTCATGAGCATGGAGCCTATCTGGTTGTAGACGCCGTCCAGTCCGCGGGAGCCCTCAGGCTCAACGTCGATGCAGCCAATGTGGATTTTCTCGCCGTCAGCACATATAAATGGCTTCTAGGGGGGCCTTACTCTCAGACCGTGGGCTTCCTATACATAAATAGGGAGCATATAGACTCATTCCAGCCAGTCTTCGTCGGAAACCAGTCCATCGCAGAATCCCAGCTTCAAACAAACATCTACGAAAGATTCGACCTCTACGACTTCAAATACAGAAAGGGGGTCGGACGCTTCCAGATATATCCAAGATACGAGATGGCATATGTGGCCGTGGGAAACTCCATGAAGGTCCTCCTACGAGAGGGATTAAATAACATCGAGAGAAAAATTAAGAGGCTCGGAACAATCCTCGTAGAGGGGTTAATTGATTCAGGATTCGAACTTCAAACACCGTTGGATGAGGAGAGGAGGCTTTTCGTCAACGTGAAGGTTAAGAAGAACAGGGATATGGAGGCAGAACTCTATAACCGTGGGATAGCTATCAGCGCGAGGGTGGGGGGATTAAGGATCTCACCCCACTTCTACAACAGCGAGGAAGATATTGAAATCTTGCTGAAGGAGTTGAGAACACTCAAAGAGAAATGA
- a CDS encoding pyruvate synthase subunit beta: MSDVVAVERVTIPPTGACQGCAMVLISRHALDTLGRNSAVIIPASCGAWSGAMLIDRGPTQFPSAAAAASGVARGLKAAGHKNTNVVVIAGDGGTYDIGLQALSGAAERGERIIYICQNNQAYMNTGIQRSGATPRWAWTTTTPIGSVIQGKTVWPKSMPEIMEAHHIPLVATASIHNIPDYKRKIKLAQRLTTEEGKGLSYIEVLNTCPTGWRYSPEKMVAMARLAVETGFWPVYEVVEGKFKLNIKPKTLKPLKEFLQMQGRFRHLTDEQIAEMERWVHERWQRLLERDERGY; this comes from the coding sequence ATGAGCGATGTTGTGGCCGTTGAGAGGGTGACCATCCCCCCCACCGGTGCATGCCAGGGGTGCGCCATGGTCCTCATATCCAGGCACGCCCTTGACACCCTTGGGAGGAACTCGGCTGTTATAATCCCAGCCTCATGCGGAGCCTGGTCCGGGGCCATGCTCATAGACAGGGGACCCACCCAGTTCCCATCGGCGGCCGCCGCAGCATCAGGGGTGGCTAGGGGGCTTAAGGCTGCCGGCCATAAGAACACGAACGTGGTGGTCATAGCCGGGGATGGGGGAACCTATGACATAGGGCTCCAGGCCCTATCTGGAGCAGCGGAGAGGGGTGAGAGGATAATATACATATGCCAGAACAACCAGGCCTACATGAACACGGGGATCCAGAGGAGCGGAGCAACGCCAAGATGGGCTTGGACCACAACCACCCCGATAGGTAGCGTGATACAGGGGAAGACCGTCTGGCCTAAGAGCATGCCAGAGATAATGGAAGCCCACCACATTCCCCTAGTGGCGACGGCATCCATCCACAACATACCCGACTATAAGAGGAAGATAAAGCTGGCCCAGAGACTGACGACTGAGGAGGGGAAGGGCCTAAGCTATATAGAGGTCCTGAACACATGCCCGACAGGCTGGAGATACTCCCCGGAGAAGATGGTCGCCATGGCGAGGCTGGCCGTGGAGACTGGTTTCTGGCCGGTCTACGAGGTCGTGGAGGGTAAGTTCAAGCTCAACATAAAGCCGAAGACCCTTAAGCCCCTGAAGGAGTTCCTACAGATGCAGGGGAGGTTCAGACACCTGACAGATGAGCAAATAGCCGAGATGGAGAGATGGGTCCACGAGAGGTGGCAGAGGCTCCTAGAGAGGGATGAGAGAGGATACTAG
- a CDS encoding 2-oxoacid:acceptor oxidoreductase family protein, giving the protein MIEIRMHGRGGQGVVTSSKILGLAASIEGIYSQALPFYGFERRGAPVEVYLRLGDKPILISSQIYEPDGIVVLDPILAEMNVVARGLKTGGFAVLNTLKPPEQIDYTKRLSRVGVVDATGVALKTLKVPISNTAILGAFIKTVGMLKLSSVEEAIRQVLPERLHAANIEALRLAYEETRVREA; this is encoded by the coding sequence ATGATAGAGATTCGGATGCATGGACGGGGCGGCCAAGGAGTCGTAACTTCAAGCAAGATACTTGGGCTCGCAGCTAGCATCGAGGGAATCTACAGCCAAGCCCTACCATTCTACGGGTTCGAGAGGAGGGGGGCTCCTGTCGAGGTCTACCTCAGGCTTGGGGATAAGCCCATCCTCATCTCCAGCCAGATATACGAGCCCGACGGGATAGTGGTCTTAGACCCCATACTTGCTGAGATGAACGTCGTCGCAAGGGGGCTGAAGACAGGCGGATTCGCGGTCCTTAACACCCTAAAGCCTCCAGAGCAGATAGATTACACCAAGAGGCTGTCGAGGGTTGGAGTAGTCGACGCCACTGGGGTGGCTCTAAAGACGCTTAAAGTACCCATCTCCAACACCGCCATCTTAGGCGCCTTCATCAAGACCGTGGGGATGCTCAAGCTCTCGAGCGTCGAGGAGGCCATTAGGCAGGTACTTCCAGAGAGGCTCCACGCGGCTAATATAGAGGCCCTGAGGCTAGCCTATGAGGAGACCAGGGTTAGGGAGGCCTGA
- a CDS encoding 4Fe-4S binding protein yields the protein MSKEKIEWRTLKGRVLDEEAIKKYKESRAAWSWRVFKPVVDEEKCRRCWLCVDYCPEGVISKGEKSAVIDYLVCKGCGVCAEECPVQAIKMERER from the coding sequence ATGTCGAAGGAGAAGATAGAGTGGAGAACCCTGAAAGGGAGGGTTCTAGATGAGGAGGCCATAAAGAAGTACAAGGAGAGCAGGGCAGCGTGGTCCTGGAGGGTTTTCAAGCCTGTGGTCGACGAGGAGAAGTGCAGGAGATGCTGGCTATGCGTGGACTACTGTCCAGAAGGAGTCATCTCGAAGGGGGAGAAGTCGGCCGTGATAGACTACCTAGTCTGCAAGGGATGCGGGGTCTGCGCCGAGGAGTGCCCCGTTCAGGCGATAAAGATGGAGAGGGAGAGGTAG
- the rbcL gene encoding type III ribulose-bisphosphate carboxylase, with product MDFVDMGYEPKHSDLIAEFKVVPEGLGIMEAAGAIAAESSIGTWTELTTVEPYVEKLAARVFRIDGDKVSLAYPMELFEPGNMPNILSSVAGNVFGLRALKRLRLVDVHFPDSIAKSFPGPRFGVEGVRDLLRVKGRPLLGTIIKPKIGLKAGDHARVAYEAWTGGCDIVKDDENLAGQGFNPFEERVSKTLEMRDRAEEEMGERKVYMVNITAEAEEMLRRAEYVKESGGEYVMVDIFTCGFSALQTLRRSFSLVIHGHRAGHAAFTRLDDHGISMKVLAKALRLVGVDQLHVGTVVGKMSESEEGVLENLEAIRGPMYGLKPVLPVASGGLHPALVPKLLEIFGLDLVIQAGGGIHGHPKGTLAGARAMRQAVEATVEGYSLEEYARKHEELATALRTWPEP from the coding sequence ATCGACTTTGTGGATATGGGCTACGAGCCTAAGCACAGCGACCTCATAGCGGAATTCAAGGTTGTGCCCGAGGGCCTCGGCATAATGGAGGCGGCGGGGGCCATAGCCGCGGAGAGTTCCATAGGGACATGGACGGAGCTGACAACGGTTGAGCCATATGTGGAGAAGCTGGCTGCAAGGGTCTTCAGGATAGATGGAGACAAAGTGAGTCTAGCGTATCCCATGGAACTATTTGAGCCCGGTAATATGCCCAACATCCTGAGCAGTGTAGCAGGTAACGTGTTCGGGCTGAGGGCTCTGAAGAGGCTTAGATTGGTCGACGTCCACTTCCCAGATTCGATAGCCAAGAGCTTTCCAGGCCCTAGGTTCGGGGTTGAAGGCGTCAGGGATCTCCTGAGGGTCAAGGGGCGCCCCCTCCTCGGCACCATAATAAAGCCCAAGATCGGCCTCAAAGCCGGAGATCATGCGAGGGTCGCCTATGAAGCCTGGACCGGGGGGTGCGATATTGTTAAGGACGATGAGAACCTGGCGGGGCAGGGGTTCAACCCCTTCGAGGAGAGGGTATCCAAGACCCTGGAGATGAGGGATAGGGCTGAGGAGGAGATGGGAGAGAGGAAGGTCTATATGGTTAACATAACCGCAGAGGCGGAGGAGATGCTCAGAAGGGCTGAGTATGTGAAGGAGAGCGGAGGCGAGTATGTGATGGTGGATATATTCACCTGCGGATTTTCAGCCCTCCAAACTCTTAGGAGAAGTTTTTCCCTGGTAATCCACGGCCACAGGGCCGGCCACGCGGCCTTCACGAGGCTTGATGATCACGGAATCTCCATGAAGGTCCTTGCCAAGGCCTTAAGGCTGGTGGGGGTTGACCAGCTCCATGTGGGAACGGTGGTGGGGAAGATGTCAGAGTCAGAGGAGGGGGTATTGGAGAACCTGGAAGCCATTAGAGGGCCAATGTACGGCCTTAAGCCCGTACTGCCCGTCGCCTCAGGAGGCCTCCATCCAGCCCTCGTCCCAAAACTCTTAGAGATATTCGGATTAGACCTGGTAATACAGGCAGGTGGAGGGATCCATGGGCATCCCAAGGGAACCCTTGCAGGTGCTAGGGCCATGAGGCAGGCGGTGGAGGCCACGGTGGAAGGTTACAGCCTAGAGGAGTATGCTAGGAAGCACGAGGAGTTGGCCACAGCCCTGAGAACCTGGCCAGAACCCTGA
- a CDS encoding ATP-binding protein, with protein MTGRIVYPFTAVVGQERAKTALILNAVDPRLGGVLISGPKGSGKSTIVRSLEGILPAVESVEGCVYNCNPNDLTHLCPACREKLREGKLNVRLRPVRVVELPLGATEEGLLGTVDAEEVLRSGVKKLSPGLLGRANQNILYVEDLNLLSDHLVDCILDPAASGWVSVEREGISLQHPSKFILIASMNPEEGGLRPQILDRFALKVDIEPLTEPELRAEIIRRNLAFEEDPQAFYKMYEKEQERLRRRIKEARERLEKVSVPEDVMRGIGEACSRFEVEGVRSDIAILKAARALAAFEGRDRVEPGDALNVFDLALSHRLKGPGGKPLERVNVVKELRSILLKEAYEEGKGPIELSPPPPGVESQRVVPKIYKGRRRILSGVLGNIVNILAIASLLISLSLVSSLMTGLFEVMLFNKPISALVGALSLNRVLIHLALITPIFILLFLISRRVRRPIIYIYTYLGSGLRRQLVQRQEPKPEEEGRKEVIERMGLINIPLYASLRRLYKLAVEKGIKLLQVGGKKRRSYKLSYERRADRRLRTTVGKRSRTKARSERGRYISYELPKGRPWDLAFVPTIRAAAPYQRSRNRRGLALKVELDDIRVKVREMRAPITMVLLLDMSESMISSLENVRNAILSMRDTILKRRDSVGLVIFKGQGATTLQPPTRNLGLVVRRLLDVGASDLTPLASGMFEAWRVLRNEKVKNRDIIPFLVIISDGIANIPLESPLSPHTRRYYLNTAQADVIDVAYLLRRSGIRTMVINPAHIIEEEMVKRHRGVEEVTGKRFLEPTELLMEIPKITGGYYYGIGEEGELEEVFLTEALGLINR; from the coding sequence TTGACGGGGAGGATCGTATACCCCTTCACGGCCGTAGTGGGCCAGGAGAGGGCTAAGACAGCCCTAATCCTGAACGCTGTAGATCCCAGGCTCGGTGGAGTCCTCATCTCGGGCCCGAAGGGGTCAGGGAAGTCCACTATAGTCAGATCCCTAGAGGGCATCCTCCCCGCGGTCGAGAGCGTTGAGGGGTGCGTGTACAACTGCAACCCAAACGACCTGACCCACCTCTGTCCAGCCTGCAGGGAAAAGCTGAGGGAGGGTAAACTGAATGTGCGCCTCCGCCCGGTGAGGGTTGTTGAGCTTCCCTTAGGGGCTACTGAGGAGGGCCTGCTGGGAACCGTAGACGCCGAGGAGGTCCTCAGAAGCGGCGTGAAAAAATTAAGCCCAGGGCTCCTCGGTAGAGCTAACCAGAACATCCTTTATGTCGAGGACTTGAACCTCCTCTCAGACCATCTCGTAGACTGCATCCTGGACCCAGCCGCCTCGGGATGGGTCTCGGTCGAGAGAGAGGGAATAAGCCTCCAGCACCCCTCCAAGTTCATACTAATAGCCTCAATGAACCCGGAGGAGGGGGGGCTTAGGCCCCAGATCCTGGATAGGTTCGCCTTAAAGGTTGACATCGAGCCCCTAACTGAGCCTGAGTTAAGGGCTGAGATAATAAGGAGAAACCTGGCCTTCGAAGAGGATCCCCAAGCCTTCTATAAGATGTATGAGAAAGAGCAGGAGCGGCTGAGGAGGAGGATAAAGGAGGCCAGGGAGAGGCTGGAGAAGGTCTCGGTACCGGAGGATGTGATGAGGGGCATAGGGGAGGCCTGCTCCCGCTTCGAGGTTGAGGGAGTTAGATCCGATATAGCCATCCTGAAGGCTGCGAGGGCATTGGCGGCATTTGAGGGGAGGGATAGGGTGGAGCCCGGGGACGCCTTAAACGTCTTCGACCTAGCACTAAGCCACAGGTTGAAGGGGCCTGGAGGCAAGCCTCTAGAGAGGGTAAACGTTGTCAAGGAGTTGAGAAGCATCCTCCTAAAAGAGGCATACGAAGAGGGAAAAGGCCCCATTGAACTTTCCCCACCTCCACCGGGGGTGGAATCCCAAAGGGTGGTTCCGAAGATCTATAAGGGGAGGAGAAGGATACTCTCTGGGGTCCTGGGCAATATAGTCAACATACTTGCAATCGCCTCACTCCTAATCTCACTGAGCCTCGTCTCCAGCCTCATGACAGGCCTATTTGAGGTAATGCTCTTCAACAAGCCGATCTCGGCCCTCGTGGGAGCCCTATCCCTGAATAGGGTCCTCATCCACCTGGCCCTTATAACCCCTATCTTCATCCTCCTCTTTCTGATCTCTAGGAGGGTTAGGAGGCCGATAATCTACATATACACCTACCTCGGCTCTGGGCTGAGGAGGCAGCTAGTCCAGAGGCAGGAGCCCAAGCCGGAGGAGGAAGGGAGGAAGGAGGTAATCGAGAGGATGGGCCTGATAAACATACCCCTCTACGCCTCCCTTAGGCGGCTATACAAGCTGGCCGTTGAGAAGGGGATTAAACTCCTCCAAGTCGGAGGCAAGAAAAGGAGAAGCTATAAGCTGAGTTACGAGAGGAGGGCCGATAGAAGGCTGAGGACAACAGTTGGGAAGCGCTCCAGGACTAAGGCCCGATCCGAGAGGGGGAGATACATATCATATGAGCTTCCTAAGGGGAGGCCTTGGGACCTCGCATTTGTTCCCACCATAAGGGCTGCAGCCCCTTACCAAAGGTCCAGGAACAGGAGGGGCCTCGCCCTAAAGGTTGAATTGGACGACATAAGGGTGAAGGTCAGGGAGATGAGGGCCCCCATAACGATGGTACTCCTCCTAGACATGAGCGAGTCAATGATCTCGTCCCTTGAAAACGTTAGGAACGCGATTCTGAGTATGAGGGATACCATCCTCAAGAGGAGGGATAGCGTAGGCCTGGTGATATTCAAGGGTCAGGGTGCTACAACCCTACAGCCCCCAACCCGAAACCTGGGCCTCGTGGTGAGGAGGCTCCTGGATGTAGGGGCGAGCGATCTCACCCCCCTAGCCTCGGGGATGTTCGAGGCCTGGAGGGTTCTTAGAAACGAGAAGGTGAAGAACAGGGATATAATCCCCTTCCTCGTCATAATCTCAGATGGTATAGCTAACATACCCTTAGAGTCTCCCCTATCACCCCATACCCGCAGATACTACCTGAACACAGCCCAGGCCGACGTCATAGATGTTGCCTACCTCCTCAGAAGGTCGGGCATAAGGACGATGGTGATAAATCCCGCCCATATCATCGAGGAGGAGATGGTGAAGAGGCACAGGGGCGTAGAGGAGGTGACCGGAAAGAGGTTCCTGGAGCCGACAGAGCTCCTGATGGAGATACCTAAAATAACTGGAGGCTACTACTATGGGATTGGAGAGGAGGGGGAGCTGGAGGAGGTCTTCCTCACCGAGGCACTGGGCCTTATTAACCGATAA